CGGATCACATGTCGCTCTATCAGCTGACCATCGAGCCAAACACGCGCTTTGCCACCGATGTCCGGCGCGGTGCGTTCACCCCGTTGGACGACGATCCCGCAGGCGATTTGTATGCTTTGACGCAAGAGATCATGAACGCGGCGGGCCTTCCGGCTTACGAGATCAGCAACCACGCCAAACCGGAACAGGAAAGCCGCCACAACCTGACCTATTGGCGGTATCAGGACTATTGCGGAATTGGGCCCGGCGCGCACGGGCGGCGGGGTGGAGTGGCTACGGAGCGGCACAAGAAGCCGGAGAATTATTTGAGCGCGGTCGGCGAGGATGGCCACGGCATCAAGCATCAACGCGCACTTTCGGTGGGCGAACAGGCATCCGAAGCGCTGCTGATGGGCTTGCGCCTTGCCGAAGGGGTGGATTTGAGCCAATTGGAAGCGCGGTTTGGAATTCCACGCGCCGATCTGATCGATGCGGATCGCCTTGCGCTGCACAGTGATCTTCGCCTGCTCACTCGCGATGGAGACCGAATTACCGTTAAGCCTGCCGGAATGCCGCTGCTCGACGCATTGCTGGGCGAGATCGTTGCAGACGGGCTGGTCACCGCATGAGCGCGGCCGATCTCCTTGAAGCGTGGCGTAACGAGCTGACCAATTCGCGCCGACGCAGTCCGCACACCGTGCGTGCGTACCTCGGCTGTGCCGAGCGGCTGTTAGAGGCGCGCGGGCTAGAGGATTGGGAAGGTGTCGCTTCGCTCGAGGCGCAAGACCTACGCCGTCATCTTGCCGGGCGACGCGCGGAAGGGATCGGCAATGCCAGCGCCGCGCGCGAACTCTCGGCGCTCAAGAGCTTTATCGCCTATGCGCGTCAGCAATCGGGGGACCCTGAGCCTAGCGCGCCACGGCTGCGTGGGCCACGTGTCAAGAAGGGTTTGCCCCGCCCCGTCACTCCCGATGAAGCGAGCAATCTCGCCGATCTGGTCGCGGGCAATGCCAAGGCCGAGTGGCTCGGTGCGCGCGACCGCGCAGTTCTGCTTCTGCTCTATGGTTCAGGCTTGCGGATTGCCGAAGCGCTCTCACTCACCGGCAATGATGTGCCGCTGGGCGACGTGCTGCAAGTCACTGGCAAAGGCGGCAAGCAACGCATGGTGCCGGTGCTGCCGATTACCCGCGCGGCGGTGGCGGAGTATTGCGCGAAATGCCCCTGGCCGCTGTCGGGAAATGAGCCGCTTTTTCGCGGAGAGAAAGGCGGGCCCCTCTCACCCGGCATGGTGCAAAAGGCTACGGCGCAAGCCCGCCTAGCCTTGGGCTTACCTGAAACCGCTACCCCGCATGCGCTGCGTCACAGTTTCGCTACGCATTTGCTGGGCGCGGGAGCCGATCTCAGGAGCCTGCAGGAATTGCTCGGCCACGCCTCGCTGGGCTCAACGCAGATCTACACCAAGGTCGATGCAGCCACGATGCTGGAAAACTACCGCGACGCACATCCACGGGCGAAGAAGAGGTAGCTCAATCGACTTTCTTTTAATGGCTCGGATCTTTCTAATTGAGATGTGAACCACAATTGTCGCAACTGTCAGGTATCGATCGAAAAATGTTTGTCTTTAGGAGATCGGTTGCGGGCGCGTCTGGATCGAAGAAAACTGATCTTGCACAATGTTGGCATTTCGAAAGTCTCAACACCAAAATCGTTACAATCGCTCCAAGGATTCCAAACAATATATACTAATAAGCTTCGGTTAGAATGAAGGGCGAGAGCAAGACGATAGGTATCAAGCCGAGATACAGGACATGAAGCAGTTTCGCGCGCGCTTTCACATTGTCAATCATGCGCCCACCCGAGCCTCAATCACATCCCAGATCATGCCGGCGGTATCGGTGCCGTTGAACTTGTCGATGGCAACAATCCCGGTCGGCGATGTCACATTGATCTCGGTCAGGTATTTCCCGCCGATCACATCGATGCCGACGAATGTCAGCCCTAGCCGCTTCAGCTCCGGTCCCATGGCGTCGCAGATTTCCTGCTCGCGCTCAGTCAATTCGGTCGCCTCTGCGCTGCCGCCCATGGCAAGGTTACTGCGGAACTCGCCCTCGCCCGGCTTGCGGTTGATCGCGCCCGCGACCACGCCGTCGACCAGCACGATGCGCTTGTCGCCCTCGGCCACCTCGGGAAGGAACGGCTGAACCATATGCGGTTCAGGCCAGGTCTGGTTGAACACTTCGAACAGCGCGGAAAGATTCTCGCCATTTTCCGGAATGCGGAAGATCGCCTTGCCGCCATTCCCGTGGATCGGCTTCACCACAACCGCGCCATGCTCGGCCATAAAGCGCCGCACTTCGTCAACGCTGCGCGTTACCAGTGTGGGCGGCATGAAGCGGCGATAGTTCAGCACCATCACCTTTTCCGGCGCGTTGCGCACGCTGACCGGATCATTGACCACCAGCGTCTCGTCCTTGATCCGCTCAAGCATATGGGTGGCAGTGATATAGCCCATGTGGAACGGCGGATCCTGCCGCATCAGAACAACGTCGATATCCTTGCCCAGATCAAGCCGCTCAGCCGCGCCCTTGGTCACATGGTCGCCTTCCACGCGCTGGACGGTGATCGGATGGCATTCAGCAAACAAGCGGTCGTCGGCATCCAATGTGAGGCTCTCGACATGATATTCATAGCAGGTGTGTCCGCGCGCCTGCGCCGCCTCGATCAACGCAAAGGACGAATCCCCGGCGATATTGACGCTTTCAATCGGGTCCATCTGAACGGCGACGCGTAGGCTCATTCTGTATTCCTAAATCTCACCCTGCTCAGGGCATCCCATGCATTGGTGATGTGGCGAGGGATGCTCGCGGGTGCAAGCAGGATTACATCAATTCGCATATCATCGCCGTCGCGAACATATTGATGTGCAACCGCTTCCGCAGCGGCCGCAACCCTGCGCAAACGGTATTCGTCGATCGCATGATCCAGGTCTTCACGGCGTTTGCGCCATTTCACTTCTGTGAACGCGACCACGCCGTTGCGCCGCGCGATCAGGTCAATCTCGCCCAGCGGGGTTTTCACGCGTTCGGCGATGATCTGCCAGCCCTGCAGGCGCAGGAACATAGCGGCGCGGAATTCGCCTTGCCGCCCTGCCCGTTCGGTCTTCTGCCGCTTCATCCGGCCTTGAGTTCCATTGCGCGGGCATAGAGTGCCTTGCGATCAAGGCCGGTCGCCTTCGCGACGCTAGCGGCGGCTTGAGAAGTCTTCATAGTTCTTAGCGCCTCCCGCAGCAGTGCGTCCGGATCGGCATCGGAGGCACTCGTGACAGGTGGGCCTGCCATCAGCACAATCTCACCCTTGGGCGGGTTGGCGGTGTAATGAACGGCCAGTTCAGCCGCTGTCCCACTGCGGCATTCTTCGTACAGCTTGGTTAGCTCACGGGCGACCGCCACCTCGCGGTTTGGCCAGATGTCAGCGATTGCTTTCAATGACTTAACCAGGCGAGGCCCGCTCTCATAGAAAATCAGCGTGGTATCAATGTCAGCAAGCTCCGCCAATGCGTCTGCGCGCGCTTTCTCTTTGGTCGGCAGGAAACCAGCAAACAGAAAGCGATCATTGGGCAATCCAGATATGGTCAGCCCCGCAATCGCTGCGCAGGCACCCGGCAGAGTCGTGACTGGCACACCCGCCTCGCGCGCAGCCGTGACCAAGCGATAGCCCGGATCGGATATCAGAGGCGTTCCTGCATCGCTGACCAGCGCAATCGCTTCGCTGCGGGCCCGCTCGACCAGGCTCTCGCAGATCTGTTCGCTCGCGTGATCATCGTACCGAATGAGTGGCTTGCGAATATTCAGGTGCTTCAACAGCTTGCCCGTTACCCGCGTATCTTCGCAGGCGACAGCGTCGCATTTGCGCATTATATCGACCGCACGGAGCGTTATATCGCCTAAATTGCCAATTGGCGTAGCGACGATATAGAGGCCTGCAGAGAGAGGTTCAGACAGGGTTGGTTCAGGGGCGCTGGTGTTCACAAGTGTCTCTTTGGAACAGCCGAGACGGGGTCGGCAAGTATGAAGCGTGGATTGTTCAGTACTCGTGGTATTATTGTAGCTGCGGCGGCGTTGTTTCTGGCAGGCTGTCAGGTCATTCCGAAGACGGGGCCTGACACGACTACAGCACCTGTAGACGCTCCGACAGATGAGCCGAGCGCCGATGTATTGCCAACTGACGAGACACGCCATCGAATTGCGATTCTGGTACCTATGTCCGGGCGCAACGGCGCGGTTGGAGAATCGATCGCAAACGCTGCCAATATGGCGATTCTTGACACGAGCGCGGATAACATCCGCATCACGACCTATGACACGTCGAGCGGGGCCGCTGCTGCGGCCGCACAAGCTGTGGCAGACGGCAACCGTCTGATTCTTGGTCCGATGTTGGCCGACAACGTCGAGGCCGTACGCGGAGAGGCGGCGCGCGCAGGCATCCCGCTTATTTCGTTCTCGAACAATACCAGCGTGGCTCGCCCAGACGTCTTTGTGATGGGTCACATTCCGGAACAGTCGATCACACGTTCGGTCGCCTATGCTCGATCGCGAGGTGCTGTGAACTTTGCTGCGCTGTTGCCAAATGGCGATTACGGGGATCGCGCAGCCAGCGCCCTGGACAATGCCTTGGCAGATTATGGCGGGCTTCTGGCGCAGACGCAGCGCTACAATCGAGGGAGCAGCGCTGTTATCGGAGCGGCAACCCGCATGCGGGAGGCCGGCGGATATGACACCGTGCTGATTGCAGACGGCGTTCAATTGGCATCGCAAGCGGCCAACGCGCTGCGCGATGATGAGACTGGTACGCCGCCCAAGCTAATCGGAACCGAGCTATGGAGTGGCGAGAGTGCTGTTACACGCACAAGCGCTCTGCGAGGTGCGATTTTCTCGGCGGTATCGAACCAACGCTTTCAGCGCTTCCGTGACAGCTATCAAAATCGGTTCGGTGGCGCACCCTATCGTATTTCAACCTTGGGTTATGATGCCGTCCTTCTCACTTTGCGCGTGGCAAGAGACTGGCAAGTGGGGCGGCCGTTCCCTACACGCCAATTGACCGCAAGCGATGGTTTTCTGGGGCTCGACGGCGCTTTCCGCTTTAAGAGCAACGGAGTGATTGAGCGTGCCATGGAAGTGCGCGAAGTGCGGGAAGGAAATGTCGTTGTTGTCGACGCCGCTCCTGCCCGGTTTGAGGACTGAGCAAAACCTTTGGCCCCCGCTTGTCGCCGTGATCGCACGCGGCATATAGGCTGATTAATGTCTGACGACCTGTTTGAAAATGCGCCAGCGTCCAGCGGCGACTATGATTCCTCTTCCATTGAAGTTTTGGAGGGGCTTGAGCCTGTCCGCCGCCGCCCTGGCATGTATATCGGCGGCACGGATGACCGTGCCCTGCATCACTTGGCCGCAGAAGTTCTCGACAACTCGATGGACGAAGCGGTTGCGGGCCATGCCAACCGAATCGAGGTCCGACTGGAGAAAGGAAACCGACTTTCGATCAGCGACAACGGGCGCGGAATTCCGGTTGATGAGCACCCCAAGTTTCCGGGCAAGTCCACGCTTGAAGTGATTCTTTCGACTTTGCACTCAGGCGGCAAATTCTCAGGTAAGGCCTACGCGACTTCAGGCGGTTTGCA
The Altererythrobacter ishigakiensis genome window above contains:
- the hemW gene encoding radical SAM family heme chaperone HemW — translated: MARALYIHWPFCAKKCPYCDFNSHVRERVDAAAWRDALLADIRHEAEMAGGAPLHSIFFGGGTPSLMPPSLVEALLQEAEALWGFDANIEITLEANPSSVEAANFNELAQAGVNRVSLGVQSLEGDTLQFLGRLHGADEALQAVETAQQNFDRVSVDLIYARPGQSAEQWTAELKRALALGTDHMSLYQLTIEPNTRFATDVRRGAFTPLDDDPAGDLYALTQEIMNAAGLPAYEISNHAKPEQESRHNLTYWRYQDYCGIGPGAHGRRGGVATERHKKPENYLSAVGEDGHGIKHQRALSVGEQASEALLMGLRLAEGVDLSQLEARFGIPRADLIDADRLALHSDLRLLTRDGDRITVKPAGMPLLDALLGEIVADGLVTA
- a CDS encoding tyrosine recombinase XerC is translated as MSAADLLEAWRNELTNSRRRSPHTVRAYLGCAERLLEARGLEDWEGVASLEAQDLRRHLAGRRAEGIGNASAARELSALKSFIAYARQQSGDPEPSAPRLRGPRVKKGLPRPVTPDEASNLADLVAGNAKAEWLGARDRAVLLLLYGSGLRIAEALSLTGNDVPLGDVLQVTGKGGKQRMVPVLPITRAAVAEYCAKCPWPLSGNEPLFRGEKGGPLSPGMVQKATAQARLALGLPETATPHALRHSFATHLLGAGADLRSLQELLGHASLGSTQIYTKVDAATMLENYRDAHPRAKKR
- the gshB gene encoding glutathione synthase, producing MSLRVAVQMDPIESVNIAGDSSFALIEAAQARGHTCYEYHVESLTLDADDRLFAECHPITVQRVEGDHVTKGAAERLDLGKDIDVVLMRQDPPFHMGYITATHMLERIKDETLVVNDPVSVRNAPEKVMVLNYRRFMPPTLVTRSVDEVRRFMAEHGAVVVKPIHGNGGKAIFRIPENGENLSALFEVFNQTWPEPHMVQPFLPEVAEGDKRIVLVDGVVAGAINRKPGEGEFRSNLAMGGSAEATELTEREQEICDAMGPELKRLGLTFVGIDVIGGKYLTEINVTSPTGIVAIDKFNGTDTAGMIWDVIEARVGA
- a CDS encoding YraN family protein, which codes for MKRQKTERAGRQGEFRAAMFLRLQGWQIIAERVKTPLGEIDLIARRNGVVAFTEVKWRKRREDLDHAIDEYRLRRVAAAAEAVAHQYVRDGDDMRIDVILLAPASIPRHITNAWDALSRVRFRNTE
- the rsmI gene encoding 16S rRNA (cytidine(1402)-2'-O)-methyltransferase yields the protein MNTSAPEPTLSEPLSAGLYIVATPIGNLGDITLRAVDIMRKCDAVACEDTRVTGKLLKHLNIRKPLIRYDDHASEQICESLVERARSEAIALVSDAGTPLISDPGYRLVTAAREAGVPVTTLPGACAAIAGLTISGLPNDRFLFAGFLPTKEKARADALAELADIDTTLIFYESGPRLVKSLKAIADIWPNREVAVARELTKLYEECRSGTAAELAVHYTANPPKGEIVLMAGPPVTSASDADPDALLREALRTMKTSQAAASVAKATGLDRKALYARAMELKAG
- a CDS encoding penicillin-binding protein activator; this encodes MKRGLFSTRGIIVAAAALFLAGCQVIPKTGPDTTTAPVDAPTDEPSADVLPTDETRHRIAILVPMSGRNGAVGESIANAANMAILDTSADNIRITTYDTSSGAAAAAAQAVADGNRLILGPMLADNVEAVRGEAARAGIPLISFSNNTSVARPDVFVMGHIPEQSITRSVAYARSRGAVNFAALLPNGDYGDRAASALDNALADYGGLLAQTQRYNRGSSAVIGAATRMREAGGYDTVLIADGVQLASQAANALRDDETGTPPKLIGTELWSGESAVTRTSALRGAIFSAVSNQRFQRFRDSYQNRFGGAPYRISTLGYDAVLLTLRVARDWQVGRPFPTRQLTASDGFLGLDGAFRFKSNGVIERAMEVREVREGNVVVVDAAPARFED